The following coding sequences lie in one Silene latifolia isolate original U9 population chromosome 5, ASM4854445v1, whole genome shotgun sequence genomic window:
- the LOC141655238 gene encoding uncharacterized protein LOC141655238 has translation MSGDLNPPPPPQTPKLHPVYSVTNIQHKVRVLDGVKVPYSSWVKLFKLHARGYKVFHHIDGTRKPSETDSTYEEWCEIDSHVLQWIYGTLNDDLLSRVLEDESTAYEAWIRVKNIFTNNKGARAVALEAEFSSLKLESMPSLEAYCQRLKEIASQLKDVDAAVTDQRLVLQLVRGLTTGYDTTAAYINQTLPTFDNAVSMLELEQRRQASREEPSTALVAPSSPTDEATGWVETKASSSNPPRAQTGGGRPQKNSGRRGGRSQNRGQNKPQTTSHTPNWVQIPWSPSPWSQSWTAPPCPYPTQPGWSSPWQPWPMQQPPRGPQRPPWRAPVWASQQSPGQAYVADFEPQQLTDLGQAFNAMAFNPNDGQWYMDTGATSHLTSDAGSFIPSSTVSNIRSIYVGSGHSIPVRGPPNGENDYEEQ, from the exons ATGTCAGGCGATCTAAACCCTCCCCCACCACCGCAAACGCCAAAACTCCATCCTGTTTACTCGGTCACAAATATTCAACATAAGGTCCGCGTTCTTGATGGTGTTAAGGTTCCGTATTCGTCGTGGGTTAAGCTCTTCAAATTGCACGCTCGTGGGTACAAAGTGTTTCATCACATCGATGGAACACGCAAGCCGTCTGAAACCGACTCCACCTATGAGGAATGGTGCGAAATTGATTCCCATGTCCTTCAATGGATTTATGGGACGCTTAATGACGATTTATTGTCGCGCGTTCTTGAAGACGAGTCCACCGCCTATGAAGCCTGGATTCGCGTGAAAAATATTTTCACGAATAACAAGGGCGCACGCGCCGTTGCACTCGAGGCTGAATTCTCGTCTCTCAAGCTTGAGTCCATGCCGTCTCTTGAGGCCTACTGTCAACGCCTCAAAGAGATCGCCTCCCAATTGAAAGATGTCGATGCCGCCGTCACAGATCAGAGACTTGTCCTCCAGTTAGTCCGTGGTTTAACAACTGGATACGACACGACCGCCGCATACATCAATCAGACTTTACCAACCTTCGACAACGCCGTCAGTATGTTAGAACTGGAACAACGTCGCCAAGCTAGCCGTGAAGAGCCATCCACGGCGCTCGTTGCTCCTTCTTCTCCTACTGACGAGGCTACAGGTTGGGTCGAGACGAAGGCCTCTTCGTCAAATCCTCCACGTGCTCAAACAGGTGGTGGACGCCCTCAGAAGAACAGTGGCCGTCGCGGTGGCCGCTCTCAAAACAGGGGGCAAAATAAACCACAAACCACCTCTCATACACCAAATTGGGTCCAAATTCCTTGGTCCCCGTCACCGTGGTCTCAGTCCTGGACTGCACCACCGTGCCCTTACCCCACCCAGCCTGGTTGGTCATCTCCTTGGCAACCGTGGCCTATGCAGCAGCCTCCACGAGGCCCTCAACGCCCCCCCTGGCGCGCCCCTGTTTGGGCGAGTCAGCAATCTCCAGGGCAAGCGTACGTTGCTGATTTCGAACCACAACAATTAACGGATTTGGGTCAAGCGTTCAATGCAATGGCATTTAACCCGAATGATGGGCAGTGGTACATGGATACTGGAGCGACGTCGCACCTAACATCGGATGCAGGTAGCTTTATTCCTTCTTCTACTGTATCTAATATTCGGTCTATTTATGTTGGTAGTGGCCATTCTATTCCAGTTCGTG GACCTCCAAACGGGGAAAACGATTATGAGGAGCAATAG
- the LOC141655237 gene encoding uncharacterized protein LOC141655237: protein MAMKILSWNCQGLGNPLTVNTLRDWCWRECPNIVFVMETMISANNLEKIKNKCGFTSGICISSNGRSGGLGIWWKDINAQLVSYNNHHFAIKIVGEDGSILWRAVGVYGWPELTNKYKTWDMLRALCTNHNDPMILFGDFNEILSAREKEGGAIREERQMDAFRSALDDCDLQDLGFIGNIYTWQRGRGVNTFVRERLDRAVANLEWSQMFPNAVVRHFPLYSSDHCAILIQEQEANVERHGYGKAFKFEPFWLSTPCATMWLGKLGPRLAGVA, encoded by the coding sequence atggcaATGAAAATCTTAAGTTGGAACTGTCAGGGGTTGGGCAATCCCTTGACGGTTAATACCCTCCGCGATTGGTGTTGGAGGGAATGCCCAAACATTGTCTTCGTTATGGAGACAATGATAAGTGCCAATAATctagaaaaaataaaaaataaatgtgGTTTTACTTCTGGAATTTGTATTAGTAGTAATGGTAGATCTGGTGGTTTGGGTATATGGTGGAAAGACATTAACGCGCAATTGGTGTCGTATAATAATCATCATTTTGCGATAAAAATCGTTGGTGAGGATGGAAGTATTTTGTGGAGAGCTGTGGGTGTCTATGGGTGGCCGGAGTTGACTAATAAGTATAAGACATGGGATATGTTGCGAGCACTGTGTACTAATCATAATGACCCTATGATCCTCTTTGGGGATTTTAATGAAATTCTAAGTGCAAGGGAGAAAGAGGGGGGTGCTATCCGTGAAGAGCGACAAATGGATGCTTTTAGATCGGCATTGGACGACTGCGACCTTCAAGACCTGGGTTTTATTGGCAATATTTATACCTGGCAGCGAGGTCGGGGGGTGAATACTTTTGTTCGAGAACGATTGGATCGGGCTGTGGCGAATTTGGAATGGAGCCAAATGTTTCCAAACGCAGTGGTTCGACATTTCCCATTATATTCGTCGGATCATTGTGCTATCCTCATACAAGAACAGGAGGCCAACGTGGAGCGACATGGGTATGGAAAGGCGTTTAAATTTGAACCTTTCTGGTTGTCGACCCCCTGCGCGACGATGTGGTTAGGGAAGCTTGGTCCTCGTTTGGCAGGTGTAGCGTGA